CGGCGCCGCAGGGTCGTACTTCGCCGCGGCCAGTTCCGTCTGCTGCACCTGAGCATAGACCTCTTCGTAGCGCCCCAGTTGCTGGCGGATCGGGCGCAGCGGGCCGTCGTCGAGTTCCAGCGGCACCGTAATCGGCAGGCCAAGCTGGAGTTTGAAGTTGTCCAGCGAATCGAGGAACCCGCGGACCCCGCTCTGGCTGGTCCCGCTGTTCGACGAACCGAGGAGCTGGGAGCGACTGGTCAAAAGCTGCACTTCCACCTGCCCGACCTGCAAATCGGACTGCTGGCCGCCCTCGCGGAACGCCTGATACAACTGGAGCAGGCGCTCCAGCGACGTGACGTTCTTCCGCTGGTTGCTGATGACCGCCGATTGCTGCAGGAGCGGCAGGTACCCCACGTTCGGCGCGGTGAGGTTCCCACCGATGCCGCGCCCGAGGTTCGGCGAGAGCCCCTGGAGGCCGTAGGGGTTGTTCGTGTACCCGCCGCCGGACCCGCCGGCCGCCAGTGCGACGTAGAAGAGCTTGCGGAACCGGGTGTACGAGCGCATCGCGTAGACCAGCGTGCGCTCGGCCTGGGTGAGCCCCTCGAGCGTGACCGCGAACCCGCCGTCGCGGAGGAACGGCTGCGCGAGGCTGAGCGACAGGTTGCTGATGCTCGTCTGCGGCTTGTCCCCGGACAGGTCGATCGTGAGCTGGTTCGCGAGCTTCACCATGAGCATCGCACCGGTCGGGAACAGCTTGTTGATGCCCCCGGCGGTGTTCAGCGACCAGCGTTCGCCGCCGTTGGCGAGTTGACGCCCGGTCGATTCGCGGACCACCTGCTCCGTGAAGAACGCTTGCGCGGCGAAGTTGAACCGCTCCAGTGTGACCGGCAGGGCGGTGAGGTACAAGTCCTCGCGCCGGTCCTGGTACTCGCGTGCGTTAAACAACCCGAGTTCGATGGTCTGGTCGAGTTTCAGCCGGTACCCGGTCTGCCCGGATTCGAGCGCTTTGAGGTACTCGGCGGCCGGGTCCGCACCGGTCGTCAGGATCGGCGGGTATAGCTCGGGCGGCCCCTTGCTCAGTGGGTCGACGGGTTTACCCGGCCCAACGGGGCCAGGGGGTTGTTTCAGATCGAGCGGCTTGGGATCGGGAACCGGCTGCGGGATCGGTGGTAGAGAATCAATGGGAGGAACCGGAACGGGTTGTACCGGGACCAGCGCGACCGCGGGCACCGCTTTCCCGGTCGACTCTGCGTCGCCGGAAATCACGGTCACAACGGGCGGGCGCAATTCGGTCTTGGCCGGTACGCTGTTGCTGTTGTTGGTAGCAACCGGATTTTGCGGTCCGCGTTTCGCGGCCGCGACCCACGGCCCGACCTCGTTGGTAATGGGCTTCGCGGCCGGAGTCGTCTGAACGGCCTGGGCCGGTCCGCTGGACGGCCCCGATCCGGGGAGCGCGGCCGGGACACTGTGACGCACGGGGCGCTCGCCTTGCGCAACGGTGGGCGCCCCCGTAGTCGTCGGGAAAAAGGACGGTGTGGTCTTGGCGGCGTTTGGTCTTTGCGGACCGGCGGCACGTTCCGGCGCGATCGGAGCGCCCGCCGCGGCCACGCGCGTGGACGTGTTCGGGTCATCGGCCCGGTTCTCCGAGTCCCACTGCTGGAGCAGCGAAACGTACCCGTCGCCGTCCTGCCGGCCGACGCCGGACTTCTTCGTCGGGCGCTGCGGGTTGGGCGACAGCGAACGGGCCGCGTAGTCATCGGGCGGGTACGGCGGGCGGTCCGGGTTGGTGGGGTCCGCGAACCGCGCCCGCGGGTCCGGGTACACGTGCCAGTCCTTCTTCACCTGCCAGTCCGGGAACACGTTCTTCTGCGAAATGATCCCGGCGACGTCCTTATCGGCGCGTTCGCGGTAGTTGTAGCGCGAGCACCCCGGCCCGAAGAGGAGGGCGAGAAGGGCGAACGCGGCAACGAAGGGGAGGCAGCGTGCTGATCCGTGCATTAGCGCACCCGTGCAGAACCCGGAACTCCGGCACATCCGACACGCACGGTATCGACCACACAGTTTGCTCGAGTTGAGGTGAACAGCGAGAAGAACGCGCCCCGGGAAGATGTGGGCTACCCAATTTACCCAGTTGAGGAGCGCCGGCCGTCAGGTGGTTCCGAACTTCGCACCCGGGCCGTACATCACGTCGGTGCGGAGAACGTACTTCCGCCCCGTTTCCACCGCGGCCCCTTCGTGCCACTGCCGGTGGAGGAAAACCAGCGCCGTCCCGCGGACGGGCTTCACGCGGAGGCGCGGGGCTCCACCGAACAAGAGGAAGGAGTTGCCGTCGGAAAAGAAGTTCGTGTGCCCACCCGTGAAATCATCATTCAAGTAAACCATGAACGTGAGTTCGCTGACCTCGAACTGTTTGATGCGGTAGTAGGCGCCGTCCAAATGGGGCTTAAACGTCTGACCGGGATCGTAGCGGTAGAAGCGGAACCGCTCGTTGAAGCCGACGAGTTCGCGTTCCCCGATGGCGTGTGGCAAAAACGGCTGGGCACGGAGAAACAGGCGCTCGGCGAGTGCGGGATCGTCGAGCAAAACGCGCTCGTTGTCGCGGAAGCTCTTGACGACTTCGCCACCGAACAGCGCGTCCCCGTACCCGATGGCCTCGCTCTGAGCGACGAACGCCGCGCACTCCTCCGCGGTGAGAAAGTCCGCGATCGCAAACACCTTCTCATCATCGAGTAGTGTTTTGGTCATGGCGCCAGGTTACCAGGAAG
The Gemmata palustris DNA segment above includes these coding regions:
- a CDS encoding TolC family protein, which codes for MHGSARCLPFVAAFALLALLFGPGCSRYNYRERADKDVAGIISQKNVFPDWQVKKDWHVYPDPRARFADPTNPDRPPYPPDDYAARSLSPNPQRPTKKSGVGRQDGDGYVSLLQQWDSENRADDPNTSTRVAAAGAPIAPERAAGPQRPNAAKTTPSFFPTTTGAPTVAQGERPVRHSVPAALPGSGPSSGPAQAVQTTPAAKPITNEVGPWVAAAKRGPQNPVATNNSNSVPAKTELRPPVVTVISGDAESTGKAVPAVALVPVQPVPVPPIDSLPPIPQPVPDPKPLDLKQPPGPVGPGKPVDPLSKGPPELYPPILTTGADPAAEYLKALESGQTGYRLKLDQTIELGLFNAREYQDRREDLYLTALPVTLERFNFAAQAFFTEQVVRESTGRQLANGGERWSLNTAGGINKLFPTGAMLMVKLANQLTIDLSGDKPQTSISNLSLSLAQPFLRDGGFAVTLEGLTQAERTLVYAMRSYTRFRKLFYVALAAGGSGGGYTNNPYGLQGLSPNLGRGIGGNLTAPNVGYLPLLQQSAVISNQRKNVTSLERLLQLYQAFREGGQQSDLQVGQVEVQLLTSRSQLLGSSNSGTSQSGVRGFLDSLDNFKLQLGLPITVPLELDDGPLRPIRQQLGRYEEVYAQVQQTELAAAKYDPAAPVAQFRARWRTLLTESPLAKGTPFAKSIGERLDSWAPAKLTDDQAAARLAQIREERRKLLAARAERQLKGQPEPEAETRKIALLEDDIDLGDFDRLVRVYEAQPWAKLINAPTRLAAQAGAFRDVFNAFYLLILEARNDRLVLVRAQWPDLPPLSMGDGGTDALAAPLDDAYTAAIQTALTNRLDLMNARGQVVDAWRQIAIQANSLQGVFDVRYDLSSNTPAGRNNGLAFAADRSNHQLTFNAELPLIRRAERNNYRAALIGYQRQRRTLMAFEDNITNDIRSDLRELRTLAQLYRIQQRVVELGYSQVDNAQAILLAPPAPGAATDAGSAAALTQQVLSAQSNLVSAQNTLYQLWVAYQTGRMQLYLDLEQMTLDDRGVWIDEFFNRTDAQNRSPADGQRPGERLHAPQPVGAGK
- a CDS encoding prolyl hydroxylase family protein, producing the protein MTKTLLDDEKVFAIADFLTAEECAAFVAQSEAIGYGDALFGGEVVKSFRDNERVLLDDPALAERLFLRAQPFLPHAIGERELVGFNERFRFYRYDPGQTFKPHLDGAYYRIKQFEVSELTFMVYLNDDFTGGHTNFFSDGNSFLLFGGAPRLRVKPVRGTALVFLHRQWHEGAAVETGRKYVLRTDVMYGPGAKFGTT